From the genome of Arvicola amphibius chromosome 9, mArvAmp1.2, whole genome shotgun sequence:
TTACCTTAgggtactttgtgccagatggtCTTTCCGAGGAAATTACCGGATATGTAGTTGAAACTCTTTGTAAGTCATCCTGGGTCTGGCATGTACTGATAAAGCTAAATCCTGTCCTTATACCtctgtccctgctcatcaatttcaataaattcctcaatcttttcaattatttttactactgcctttttaaaagtctgaatctcctgtctagtgttctgttctaatgtcctcattgaggattccaaggtatgaaacttgtccagtaaagataatgtctcatccttagacatatcataacttttcaacagattccgATAGTTAAATTCAACAACACaaattttttcagataattttctCAAATTGATGCTATCCCTCTCCGTagtattgaaccattttttaataagataatattgaaaacaaggCTAATTCCTAGAAACAAAGGGATGTAGAAGGAATATCAcgtaagccttgcagaatactttccatagtataagcaaaataattattgaactcctggatgttatcagtcattttttgtagtttttccaGATCTTACCTGTCTTAATGCAATTACaatgaattggagtaggtgtaataattGTTTTTGGCCAGCAGGTGTAGCAGTTGCAGCCACATGGCCAAGAGACGGTAGCAGTAGTGAACAGCACGAattgcttacttaggtactgaaaaataCGCTTTGTTaaacaaattaagagcagttatttAGGCGATCAAATGATTCCGAGAGTTGGggcccaggataaagagaaaacccaaaggtTTCCGTCAATGTGAGTTGCAAACTGTATGCATGTGGGCTGGTGTgtaacacacacagaggcagtgtGTGGGTCGTGAGCCGGGGAGCTCTGTGCAGCAGCCTGCTACATCTGAGGGCTGGCTAGAGCCGCAGGTGGGAGAGTCAGTGCCAATCCCAAAAAGTGTGGACTGGTCCTCATGTTagggcgccagatgatggcggaatttacaaaataattctacactagttcagaattatgtataataaagggttatttattcaggggagagtcacagatcactgtcctagatcacagtcctctgcatgaacggggaacaggaacagagtctagcagctggaaatgagagccagaagcacacgctttacagctgcatttatagcaTAAGAAACCacatgggctggtatcttaaagctATAgccaaaggagctcccacagcactaCCTCTTAAATGAATCAGTTTGCAGCTGGCACTCATTAGACCTGGACCCAGGATTGCTGTGAATGAGTTGAATTTGACACTTAGGTGGTTCACCACGCTGTCCCTGTACTTCTACTGGGGATTGAGGTTGTCCCATAGTTGTGCTGTATTGCCCGTGACCCACACTGGTCTGGGTATGAGGGGCACAGCATCCTGATAGTACCTGTGAGCTTCCTGACTCTAGGCACAGGCCTAGCAGCAGGGTCACAGGTGGTGGGATGGGTAGAGCCTGGTGGTCCTGCTGGTTGTGGGGACTCAAGGGTTGGACTTCAGAGAGCTTATGCTTTGTAGCATAGCTGACCCTGTCTCCTTCACCTGAGCAGCAGAGGGGTAGGGAACAGTTCCCTCAGCATTTTATTATGAGCTTTTCAAATGCATAGCAAGTTTTATAGCAAGTACTCATGAGACAGGCCTGGGACTTCGGTCCTCCTTCCTTAGGTCCTCCTTCCTTAGCCtccaggagctgggattacaggtgtttgccagcatgccttttagtttttgtttttgttttgagaaagagtttccctgtgtgtagccctggctgtcccaaaactcactagcctcaaactcaagagttctgcctgcttctgcctccagagtgctaggattaaaggtgtgtgccaccatgaccagctatgtcctttcttttttttggagagGGAATTATAAACGTTTGATAGGTTGAAGACATTGGCTTATGTTTGGAGCACCACCTTCTGCGGTGCAAGACACTGAGTAGGTGCTTCTGACCTGCAGCAGGGTTGTGCCCTGGCAGCTCTTCCTAAATCAGAACTACTGTTAGGTTAAAAGTGCACTGAGTgacggctcagtgggttaagagcactggttgctcttccaaaggacctgagtttgattcccagcacccatggtgactcacaacagtCTGTTACTCTAGTAACAggagctctgacaccctcttctggcctctgagggcaccatgaatgcatgtgcacagacaaataaaacattcatacacataatgaaatgaaatctttaataaaatcatGCATCAACTACCCCAGTGGAGCATCTGAGACTAGCTCATCTTTCCAATGTGTTCAGAACCAGAGCTGAACAAAGCCGTGTAAGGGAAGGCCTGCTTTACAGTCCCATTGATTACTTGGTCGAGTGATCACTAAAAGTGAGCTGGGTGTGTGGGTACACCTTTGCACTGTGGTAGAGTCAGAGTATTTAAGTCTAGCCGTTTTAAATTGGGGGCCTTCTCTCTGGCTCGAGGGTATGTGGAGGTCTGTGCTGACTTTGGACACTAACCAGCTCACCTCTCTGGTTCTGCAGGACTGTGGTGCGGAGGTGCACTGCCCTGACTTTCACAGCCTCAGAGGATCGGGTCTTGGTGGCCGACAAGTCTGGAGATGTCTACTCCTTCTCGGTGTTAGAGCCTGATGGATGTGGCAGGCTGGAACTTGGACACCTCTCCATGCTGCTAGATGTGgtatgtggtgggggtggggggttggaggAGGGGCACACAACACTGTCCACTGCAGCCAGGGCTTGAGAGGGGGCAGTATGgggtcagagacagagaggaaagaaacatgGGACTCTTCCAGAGCAGGAGACTTAAGAATGGCATTGACAGGTGAAGTAGAGTACACTTCTGGACCACATTCCAGGCAATGTAGGGAGGTGGCGAGACCTTGTATCTTGCCATGGCTCGGCCTATAGTCTCCCCTCTGTCCCCTCCTAGGGTGTAGCCAGGGCTCTGGCCTCCAGCCTGTAGAACTGGGACAGACTGAGGTGGGGTGGAATCAAGGGCTGTGTGCAGTACCTGGCATGACTCTGGCTGCTGCTGTACAGTGTGGAGAGGGGAAGGGTGCAGCGGGTATGGGCGAGTGGCATTGGAGTTGGTCTCGGTGTATAGAAGTGTGGCTCTGGCCCTCATTTAAGCTGAGTAATGAGAACTGGGCTGGCAGTTCCCATTGCTCTTCCAAACTGCAGCTCCCTGAAAGAGGCCTTTAGAATCCAAGCATTCTCATGGTGCTTTGCAAGGCCACCCAGTGAGCGGCTCTTCTTCTACTGACCCCTGGTGATGTAGGCCCTGAGTCCTGATGACCAGTTTGTGCTCACTGCAGACCGGGACGAGAAGATCCGGGTCAGCTGGGCTGCTGCTCCACACAGTATCGAGGCTTTCTGCCTGGGACACACAGAGTAAGTGTGATCCTGTCCCCTACTCAGTCAGAGAAGTCTGGGTCTAATGATGAGGGTGGGCCAGGACTCTGGTATCTGTTGGTAGACTGTAGGGGCTCCATGCTAACAGCTACCTGAGACTCAGAAGAAGACCCTCCTGGGCCCATGGCTCCCTCAGTGTGACAGctatggacatctaggctgtagGCTGTGTGAAGCAGTTGCTCTGAGCTTATCTCCGGGGCTGTTGCTCCTCGGCCCTTTTCTAGTCTCACATTGAAAAGTCTTTCTGGGCCTAGTGACCAGTGCCTGGTGGCTGCAGGTAGTCGGGAGTCTGAGGAGCATCCTTTAGGCACTTGAGCTAAATGACTGGGTCCCAGGTCTGTCTCCACCTGTGCTCTCCTGGCAGAGCCTAGCTGGGAGGCCTTGAGCAGTGTGCTGTTGAGAATGGAAAGGGCATTATTGCAGACAGTAGGAAACCTGAAGGACTGAAATTCAGTTCTGAGCTGGCTCTTGGCTTCCTGTGTGGGGTGCAGAAGATCACCTTGGAGAGAAGGCTGGTGTCACTTGGTTTGGACTTCTACTTGGCCCATACTCCAGGTCTTGAGTTTTTGTTACCCTCAATCATGTCCTCGTCATCTCAGTGGACTTGGTGAATTCTGACCCTCAGCCCAGCTGGAATGCACTCCTGCCTCAGGATCTTGTCACGTGGTGATTCTTGGGACAGGAATGGTGCTTAGGAGGTTgccctctgctcctcttccttgcTTTCTGCTTGATGCTGCCTGCTTCCTTAGGGGGGTTCCCTCCACCCTCTGTCACTTGAATACCATGACTTCAGTATGGACAATTCCTGTTAGCCTTTAGATTTCTGCATTGCCAGAGAATGGACCCCTCTGTGGCCTTCTATGATATCTGTTTAGTTCAGCTTGTGGAGACTAGTTCCCACTTACTTGCTAAGAACTTGGGGTGAGTCCACAGGTTATTCCTCTTAGATGACCTAAGACTAGAACTAGGCATCCTAAGAGATGGCAGCTGTTAGTCAAAGACCAGCTGCAGGTCAGGCCTGAGTCAGGGTGGTGGCTTGCTATTGGTGTGGTGGGGGATAGAGGGAGCCATCCGGACCAGCATGTCATAGGAGTCCTGGGTCTTATGAGTGATATCTTGAGGTTTCCGTTAAGAGCTGGTAGAAGAGCAACCTTGCTTGGCAGGTGCTAGCGACGTACATGTTCATGGCCAGAAGGACTGCAGAGTAGATGTGGGAATCCTGGAGAGCCAGCATGCGCGGGTGCACTTCTGGTGGCAGAGTGGTTTCGATGTCCTGTACATTTAGAGGCTGTGGAGCTAGGCTGAGATTGGTGGGTAGAAGTCTTCGGTTGGGTTCCTTGAGGCACCAGCACTGGACTGGTCACATAGAGCTCCCTTGGGGTCTGCTTCGACTGCAAAGTAGTgtggtttttctccttcctgtgctgACCTTGAATGGAGGCAGGTGTGTGGGGCAGAGTGAGGTGATGTCCCCATGAAGAGCTGCATGTCCTACAGCAGAACTGGACCGTGCCACCCTTGGTCCAGATAGAATGCTGGGGATCAAAAGTGCCCAGCCATGTTCTCAGACCTGCTGGGATGGCTTGGGTctacagtgtttttcttttctgagaaattcCTGGTGACTTATCTTTGCTTTCCACAGGTTTGTGAGCCGCATCTTTGTTGTGCCCAGTCACCCTGAGCTGCTGCTTTCCTCGTCTGGGGTAAGCGCTGTGTTTGCTGGGGTGGTCAGTGCTGTTCAGAAGATAATAGCCCCCAGCCTTTTGTTCCTAGTTAGGCTGCTAAGTATGTCAGTGGTAGCCACTAGAGGGAGCTTCTTCCTGGCTCTGAGTGGTCCCTTCCTTCACAGCTGTACATAtagtttgtgtgcacatgtgtgttcacctGCCTGGTCCCAGCACAGCGGACATTGTAAGTGGATTAGCAGGGGAGTCTGGCCATATTGGTTCTTTTGTCCCTTGTGCCATGGGTTGTGTGTCTTGATTGGCCTATTTTCACAGAGGCTTTCCTAGGTGCTCCATGGCCTAATTGGTTAGCTGTTGGTACTTTGCTGAGACAAGGGAGGGAGCCCCAGATGTCAGCGGGGATGCTGGCCACACGCAGCCATGCTTGGGGTTCTGTGTTTCCACTCTTTTCCCCCAGCCTTTCTTGCTTCTGGGACAGGCCACTTGAGGCCACATGAGCCCTTTTGTCTGTGCACAGGATGGCACCCTGAGACTCTGGGAGTATAGGAGTGGCTGCCAGCTGCAGTGCTGTGACCTGGCCAGCCTACAGGAGCCTGCAGAGCATCAAGGCCACAAGGTAACTTCATGCTCAACTCTGGTACTGGAGCCAAGCACCTCCTATTGCTCTGATTGTGGGAAGTCATCTGTGAGAAACATTGCCTTGCTGTCAGTGTCTGATTTCTTCCCGCTTGGGAGAAACACACAGGACTTCGTTTTGAAGGTGTGTGATCACCTGATGGAAAGTAACTCACACCTCACTTCCCAGGGAGGCCTCCAGGCCTACATGGACACGAAACAGTGTTGGCTTAGAGCCTTACCTATGTTTTAACAGTGTGGTGGGGGTACCCTAGCTCACGAGTGCCTCTTGGCACCTGTTGTACCCATGCTTCCTCTGGCATCAGAGATATTCCTGGGTTTCTTAGCTATCTGCCTTAAAATTGGGTGACATGGTGTCTGCCAGGCCAGCCATTGGACATTGAACAGCAGGATGCTTTTTCTCACACATTGTGAAACTTGGGACTTCTAGAAACTACTTCTGGGTGTATCGCCTCCTGTCTGGGAAGCATGGGAGCCCATAGGACAGTTGTCTGATTACAGTCCCTCTTCCCTTATGTTCCTGCTTTCCCACCTGTTCTGTTGCTCTGGAGACAATCACAGGCCTGCAGGGAGAGCCAGGGTCACACATGCTTTGACATTATGAGGGAACTATGATGCTGGTTGGTGGCCTTCCCCTCTGGTGACATGAGAAGGGCATAGGTGATCTGTCAGCAGAGCCTGGTTAAGTGGCTTCTTTTTCTTGCAGGGATTGGCTGCATCTAGGATTGCATTCTGGGGACAAGAGAGCTATGTGGTGCTTCTGTGTGAGTGGTAAGATGAGAAGTTTTACTGTCATGGCCTGTGGCTGTGTCTTCAAGTGATGAAAATGTGGGTGGCTGTTAACTCTGCCGAGTACTCTTAGGGAGGCGGGCTGGGGTCCTCTAATCTGCCCTTTCTACTTAATTATCTAAAGGGTAGCTGGGAGCTTATATCCACGAAGGAACAGTTGCAGGAGATTCCACAGGCCAGTTCCTCTCAGAACTGATCCTGCTGGAATCTGCCCGAGAGTTGACGCCACAGGGCATAATTAAGGAGGACCTTCTGCCCTTTCTCAATGCCAGGGTAGACCTCTAGTGCTCTGCATTTCCTATGATAGCTCTTAGCGCTCCTTAGAAATAAGAACATAggttggaggagagagagaagctccTTAGAGGCTGGCCTCTCTATCAgtcagtgattctcaatcttctttttttttttaaagatttatttatttattatgtatacaacattctgcctcgatgtatgcctgcacgccagaggagggcgccagatctcagtacagatggttgtgagccaccatgtggttgctgggaattgaactcaggacctccggaagaacagccagtgctcttaacctctgagccatctctccagcccctcaatctTCTTAATGCTACTTCtgaactataattttgctactgttattaattgtaatgtaaacaaaCATCTATGTTTCTCCTAGTCTTAGGCTACCCCTGTAGGAGGGTGGTTCGACCACCAAAGGGGTTGCTACCGACGCAGGTTGGGAACCATGGGTCTGTACGCTTAGGGTAGGGCAGCCGTTTCACTCTTTGTCCTCTGTTAGTTCTTGGTAgtggcttttaatcccagcactcagaaggcaggcagatcccagcatgagtttgaggccagcctggtctatgaagagagttccaggatagccagagaaatcctgtcttgggaaaaaaaaaaaaacaaaaaaacccaagttgCTCCAGAACTGAAGACAGTAAACACACATCATCTTACAGAGTTTGGGTGACTCAGTTGGCTTCTGGCTCAGGGTCTGCAGGGTGGTAGAGGCAGGCCTGGTGCTAGGCTGGGTTGTGTGGAATGCTACCGTGGGCCTGGGGTTGCAGTGGTgaccagtctctctctcctgGAAAGCGTTCCTGTGGTCTTCATCTTCCAGCTTGATGCCAGCAGACAGCAGCTAGTGTTCAGACAGCAGCTGACTTTCCCTCATCGAGTGTGGGATGTCGTCTTTGAGGAGACTCGGGGGCTGTGGGTTCTGCAAGACTGTCGGGATGCTCCCCTCGTGCTCTGGAGGCCCGTGGGTGACCGGTGGCAGGTGAGAGTATGCAATGTCTCCACGTACTGAGCctgctgtggggtggggtggggcaggctgACACCCCAACATGTACTGGTGAAGCCAGCACTAGGCCTGATGTGGGTGTGCCCTTCCTTTgtgcaggaggtgggggtggagcttTGCTGAGTACTgatggggtggagggagcagTGTGGGGACATTCCCACCAATCCCGTGAGGCAGGCCGTGGGTGAGGTAGGCCAGCACCCGGAGCTCTTTGTAGCTTCCTGTGCTCAGCTCCTGGGGCTGAAGGCTTTATATGACTAGCCTTAAAGATAGAGAGCCTGTGCTCTGCTAGGCCTCTGCCTGCCATCTCTGGGCTCTGGTTTTGGTCCTGACCCTGCTTACTTGTCACCTGCAGGCTGTTCCTGAAGATGCTGTGTCCCAGAGACTCGGCAGCCATCTCTGCAAAAACTGGGCCATGCTGGAAGGTGCGAACTCGGTTAATTCTGTAATGCAGATAAGACAGCAGGAAGCGAAGGGGCTTCACAGACAGAGGAGATGCTGCCTGGTTAATGTGCTAACAGGAAGATGCGCTGCTGCAGGTTCAATGAGAAGCAATTGAGGCTGTGGGGGCCGTGTGTCCTGGTTGGCGTGGAGCTTCCAGGTGTCCACTGTTGTATTTACTGGACAGAGAATGGTCATTCAAACAGGACCACCCAGACTCAGCCTTTTATGAAACAATTACTTAGACAAGATCTTACAAAGCTAAGTCTTATTAAAAGTTAGGGTTTCTAAAGTCTACAGGATCTGATTTGAAACTTGATTTTAGGGGCATTTGTACCAGCTGTGAGCTAAATGCCCTCTGAAGCCTGCCTGCAGGCTCACTTGCCACAGGGCAATCTAGTGGGCactttctcaattaagattccctttTTTCAGAATGACTCTAACTTGAATTGAGTTGACATACGAGTTGCCAGGACAAAGTGGGAAAGGGTTAGTGTCCTCTGACCCAGTCTGAGTCTGCATTAGGCCTTCAGGGTGGACCCAGGCTGGTCACTCTGAGAATTCCTGACTAgccttttaaagataaaattgttGTGTCTCAGAGACAACCTCTTTAGAATCTTTCTTCATGTGAGgtgaaactcaggttgtcagggatGGCGGCTGGTTCTGAGCCAGCTGGCTGGCCTCCCACTGCAGTTCCTTGTTCTCTGCCTGTTCTGGGCTTTGCCCAGTCTGCTTCTGTTGAGGGTTACCTGGGCCTGGCTTCACTTCTAAGATATTCCACACACAGATAGGggcatggatggatggaggtGGAGAACCATGCTAGCCTGAGTATCCTGAGCAGTGGCCTTGGCTGCTAGAGGTCAGGGAACCACATCCACCTCAAGGTAGGGTGACATAGGGGCACTCTCTGGCATGCAGTGCTGACTGTCCTCCGAGTGTGCTACTGCCAATACCACCCAGAGCCACACACCTTGCTGTCATTCCGGTGGGCTCTGTAGACTGCCTACCATCCACTGGTGTTGACTGGCTGGCTGGTCTCAGGTTCCCCTTGGGCAGTGTCTGTCCCCGCTCAGTAGATGGTTGGAGGATTCAGGTCTCACTTCTGTGCTACTCCCCTGTTCAGGACTTTTTGTCAGTGAATGAACAAGAAGGTGCAGACAAGATGTCAGCCAAGACcttgtctctccttccacttccaCCCTTCCCTTCACCACATTCTGTGGTCCAACCTAACTCTGGATCCCAGGTGGTAGGGGCACGTGGGccttctcaaggtctgtgaagtgTCAGGGAGGCGATCCTGTGAGAGGAAATGGTGCTGGGCTGTGTTCCAAGTCACTTCACCTGGCGTCTGTTCTGTCCTTGTCGTAGGCGCTGTTGGTGCAGATGAGGGTTTCCGCAGCCTCTACAAGGCCACCTTCGACAACATGACCTCCTatctgaagaagaaggaagagagactgCAGCAGCAGTTGAAGAAGAAACGACAAAGGAGTCCCCTCCCATTGTCCCCAGAACAGACCAAAAAGGCGTGCCCGGGGCAATCAGCCCTTAGTTGCTGACCTTGGACTTAGTACAGCTCTCAGCCCTGAGGCTTCATGGGtcgctctctcttctccctcctgcctgaTTCATCcataaggagggagatcatggcAGCTCAGTCCCCACCGCTAGCTCCACAACCGTCTTTGTCACTGAGCACAGCCTCCTGGTTGCAGGGGCACATGGTGTTAGCCTAGCTAATGATTCTTCAGAGCTGCATGGAAGCACCTTCACATTGAAGGATACACTGACCTGCAGCGCCACGTCCATAAGTCAGTGCCCACGGTGCTGTCTCTGCAGATCTTCTCTAGGGAGGTCTGCGGGCAGGACGGGCAGGACCTGCCTCCATGCCATTGCTGTGGGCTCTCTCCAGGTGGAGTACTGCATGACTCACACGTAGCTGCTTGCTATTGTGGGGCAGATTGCTCTGTACTCATAGCCACATGTGGTGAGGGACTCAGTTCAGGCCAAGCAGAGCAGCGTGTACATCCTAGGGAAACAGGGATGGCATTGGTGCTGGAGCAGACCTACCTTCAGGGCAGATGAGGATGCGATCTGGGCCAGGCCTTGTTTTACAGGAATGACCAGTGATGTCGTGGTCTATTGCTTTGAACTCTGCACACACTGCAGAGTAGCAGGGGATCAACCGAACACAACATCAATAAAGAAACTTTGCATAGCTTTTTGGAATGTTTAGCAGCAGCCTCCAAAACTGGTCTTAAGACATTCAACGTGTATAGGATGAGATGACTTAGCTTAAATAGTAGTTAGAGGTGTCGCCCAGCTCTGCCTACTTAGCATGTTATGTCCCTGAACAGCCCTGGCCTGGGGAGATGCTTGGTGAGTAAGAGCAGCTGTGAaaacagaagacctgagttcaagtacTCACCCATACAGAAACCCTAAATCTGGAGCTGCAGGCCAGGGCAGATCACAGGAGCTTGCTGGCTGCTCAGCCTAGCCTAAATGGTGAACTTTCAGATGCTCAAAATGAACAGcagaagacacccagtgtcattCTCTGGCCACCATGTGGGCACACACCAGTGCATTCATGGCATGCAGTAAAGTCTTGTGGCTGCCAGCAGCTCTGCTGCCTTGCTCGTATGCAGGtgctttatttcttccctcaAGGTGAGACTGGGCATGCCCTCCTATATAGGAGCTAGCTAGTCTCCTTCTGCCTCGTGAGCACTGAGGTGTTTGGTTCCAGAGtgaatcaggaggcagagacaggtggatctctgtaagttcaaggccatattggtatacagagcaagttccaggacagtcaaagccacacagagacaccctATTCGAAGAAATGGATCTACAAGCTGGTCTTTGGGCTGTGACCTAAGTATTGGTTCAAGTCAGGTCAAGGAATACAGCTTTGCTGAGACAGATGTGTTCACTCAGTGCTTCTGTCATTTACCGCCTGTGGGCCAGATAGAGCCCTGCACGACAGTTCTCTCGGGACCATCAAGGCCTGTGGCTTGATACCAGGGACCTTCAGAGGGCCATGTGTCCCTAGATCCAGCTTGTATATTGCTGAGAGGCATCCTGGGTCCCTGGTGTGCCTTGTAAGCTCTGAAAGAGCCACACAGTGATGGGGAGTCCTTGTGTCAAAAATAGATGAGCTTGGGGACCTGGTGACTGTTTCCAGTTCCAGTGGTGCCTTAATGGTGGGTCTGGGTGGATATGGCCAGTGGAAGCAGCATAGTGGTGTGGGTTGGAGGAGGGCGCGCTCCACATCCTACCCAGGATGTGGCTGACTGGCAACTCTCCTGTCTACCCTTTGGCTCTGGCTTTCCTAGCCCTGGGCCAGCACTGGTTCCTGTTTTCTTAAGCGTTACTTCTGAGCCTGTAATTGGTCCCACTTGTAGGGTCCTTAATGCCTCTAGGCTGGGTACATAGCTTTTTTTCTTGGAGGCCCCTGCTGCTAGTCCACATGTCTGCACTTCTAGTTGTTCCAGAAGTTTCTTCCATAGTAGAGTCCCATATTGTATTTAAGAGGGTTTGTGTCTAAACGCctgtttcaggccagtctggtctaggcAGTTCATGTTATTCCAGGCAGTGTTGAGTTGGTGGTTAATGTCAGCCTGGATGTCTTCCCCTCTGGCAGCAGCACCCCACTTCTCTGAGATGCCATGTCCTACCTATGAGGCTCTCCAGGAGTCTCCTGCCCACAGAGTATCTTTTGCTGATAAGACACCTTGAATAAGAATTTGTAAGGGAAAGAGATTAATTGGGcttgcagttccagagggttagggtCCATGTTGGTGGGGGGAGGGCATGGCAATGGGTGGCtggggcagcagctgagagctcacatctccatccacaagcaggaggcagagagcccaCTGGGAATGGGACAaaccttttgaaacctcaaagcctgcacccagtgacacatcttcaacaagaccacatgCCTTAATCCTCCACAAATATTGCTAGGGGGCCAAGTAGTCAAACATGAGCCTAGGGGGCCATTCTCAACGCATTACAGAGAACCTTTCATTTGTCAGAGTAGACCTGGCCTCGTACTGAccgccctccccaccccattaaaatttatctttgttccttattttcacttttgtttctatGTCTTGCTTTGAGAGACATTTCATGTACTCTGCCCCACCTCTTATTGACCAAATACATCTGGTGGTACTAATA
Proteins encoded in this window:
- the Wdr4 gene encoding tRNA (guanine-N(7)-)-methyltransferase non-catalytic subunit WDR4 isoform X2; this encodes MASSAGLALCGQTLVVRGGSRFLAISTASSDDDCVFTYDCSAAEKSTPEDKGENGQPIDNGSDTILASTFSKSGSYFALTDDSKRLILFRTKPWQCLSVRTVVRRCTALTFTASEDRVLVADKSGDVYSFSVLEPDGCGRLELGHLSMLLDVALSPDDQFVLTADRDEKIRVSWAAAPHSIEAFCLGHTEFVSRIFVVPSHPELLLSSSGDGTLRLWEYRSGCQLQCCDLASLQEPAEHQGHKGLAASRIAFWGQESYVVLLCECVPVVFIFQLDASRQQLVFRQQLTFPHRVWDVVFEETRGLWVLQDCRDAPLVLWRPVGDRWQAVPEDAVSQRLGSHLCKNWAMLEGAVGADEGFRSLYKATFDNMTSYLKKKEERLQQQLKKKRQRSPLPLSPEQTKKACPGQSALSC
- the Wdr4 gene encoding tRNA (guanine-N(7)-)-methyltransferase non-catalytic subunit WDR4 isoform X1, with the protein product MLLDVALSPDDQFVLTADRDEKIRVSWAAAPHSIEAFCLGHTEFVSRIFVVPSHPELLLSSSGDGTLRLWEYRSGCQLQCCDLASLQEPAEHQGHKGLAASRIAFWGQESYVVLLCECVPVVFIFQLDASRQQLVFRQQLTFPHRVWDVVFEETRGLWVLQDCRDAPLVLWRPVGDRWQAVPEDAVSQRLGSHLCKNWAMLEGAVGADEGFRSLYKATFDNMTSYLKKKEERLQQQLKKKRQRSPLPLSPEQTKKACPGQSALSC